A single genomic interval of Camelina sativa cultivar DH55 chromosome 11, Cs, whole genome shotgun sequence harbors:
- the LOC104723795 gene encoding DUF21 domain-containing protein At4g14240: MHLINAVAAARMLSGLGQANSNGGEAIPFGSFEWITYAGISCFLVLFAGIMSGLTLGLMSLGLVELEILQRSGTANEKKQAAAIFPVVQKQHQLLVTLLLCNAMAMEGLPIYLDKLFNEYVAIILSVTFVLAFGEVIPQAICTRYGLAVGANFVWLVRILMTLCYPIAFPIGKILDLVLGHNDALFRRAQLKALVSIHSQEAGKGGELTHDETTIISGALDLTEKTAQEAMTPIESTFSLDVNSKLDWEAMGKILARGHSRVPVYSGNPKNVIGLLLVKSLLTVRPETETLVSAVCIRRIPRVPADMPLYDILNEFQKGSSHMAAVVKVKGKSRVPPSTLLEENTDESNDSDLTAPLLLKREGNHDNVIVTIDKANGQSFFPNNESGPHGFSHTSEAIEDGEVIGIITLEDVFEELLQEEIVDETDEYVDVHKRIRVAAAAAASSIARAPSSRKLLAQKGTGGQNKQGQPVKGSGGREQDKLLGTIAEPIRRNN, from the exons ATGCATCTGATTAATGCGGTGGCGGCGGCGAGGATGTTATCCGGACTCGGACAAGCCAACAGTAACGGCGGTGAAGCGATCCCGTTTGGATCGTTTGAGTGGATCACTTACGCCGGAATCTCTTGTTTCCTCGTTCTCTTCGCCGGAATCATGTCTGGGCTCACTTTGGGGCTTATGTCTCTTGGCCTTGTCGAGCTCGAGATTCTTCAGCGCAGTGGTACAGCTAACGAGAAGAAACAAGCCG CTGCGATTTTTCCGGTTGTTCAGAAACAGCATCAGCTATTAGTGACACTGCTTCTCTGTAATGCTATGGCGATGGAG GGGCTACCTATATATTTGGATAAGTTGTTCAATGAATACGTTGCGATTATTCTTTCCGTCACTTTCGTTCTTGCTTTCGGTGAG GTGATTCCTCAAGCGATATGCACCAGGTATGGACTCGCCGTTGGAGCAAATTTTGTCTGGCTTGTCCGCATTTTAATGACGCTATGCTACCCTATTGCTTTTCCCATTGGAAAG ATCTTAGATTTGGTGCTGGGACACAATGACGCTTTATTTAGGCGGGCTCAGTTGAAAGCTCTTGTATCCATTCATAGCCAAGAG GCTGGCAAGGGAGGTGAACTTACGCATGATGAGACCACAATCATTAGTGGAGCTCTTGATTTGACTGAGAAG ACTGCACAAGAAGCAATGACACCTATTGAATCGACTTTCTCCTTGGATGTAAATTCAAAGTTGGATTG GGAAGCTATGGGTAAGATTCTGGCACGAGGCCATAGCCGTGTCCCTGTTTACTCTGGTAATCCAAAAAATGTTATCGGACTTCTTTTG GTGAAGAGTCTACTTACTGTTCGCCCTGAAACAGAGACCCTTGTCAGTGCAGTTTGTATACGTCGAATTCCAAG GGTTCCAGCTGATATGCCTCTGTATGATATACTCAATGAGTTTCAAAAGGGAAGTAGTCACATGGCTGCAGTTGTGAAGGTTAAGGGGAAAAGCAGAGTTCCTCCTTCAACTTTGCTTGAAGAGAACACTGATGAAAGCAATGACTCCGATTTGACTGCACCTCTGTTACTAAAACGAGAAGGAAACCACGACAATGTCATTGTTACCATTGACAAGGCTAATGGACAATCGTTCTTTCCAAACAACGAGAGTGGACCACACGGGTTCTCACATACTTCAGAGGCTATAGAAGATGGCGAGGTAATAGGTATCATCACTTTGGAAGATGTGTTTGAAGAACTTTTGCAAGAAGAAATTGTGGATGAAACAGATGAATATGTTGACGTACATAAAAG GATCCGAGTAGCAGCAGCAGCGGCCGCCTCATCGATAGCGAGGGCTCCTTCAAGCCGGAAATTGCTGGCACAAAAGGGAACT GGAGGACAAAATAAGCAAGGTCAGCCGGTAAAAGGTTCAGGTGGTCGGGAACAAGATAAACTGCTTGGAACTATTGCCGAGCCGATTCGAAGAAACAACTGA
- the LOC104723796 gene encoding DUF21 domain-containing protein At4g14230: MHPINAVVAARMLAGISQSNTVGSEAIPFGSLEWITYAGISCFLVLFAGIMSGLTLGLMSLGLVELEILQRSGTPKEKKQSAAIFPVVQKQHQLLVTLLLFNALAMEGLPIYLDKIFNEYVAIILSVTFVLFVGEVIPQAICSRYGLAVGANLVWLVRILMVLSYPISFPIAKMLDWVLGHGDPLFRRAQLKALVSIHGEAAGKGGELTHDETTIISGALDLTEKTAQEAMTPIESTFSLDINSKLDREAMDKIQARGHSRVPVYSENPKNVVGLLLVKSLLTVRPETGTLVSAVGIRRIPRVPADMPLYDILNEFQKGSSHMAAVVKVKGKSKGPPSTVLEENSGKSELTAPLLLKREGSNDSVIVRIDKANGQSFISDTGRHGFSHTSEEIEDGDVVGIITLEDVFEELLQEEIVDETDEYIDVHKRIRVATVAAVAISSLARAPSGRRLLVQKGTGGPKTPKASSTSK; the protein is encoded by the exons ATGCATCCGATTAATGCGGTGGTTGCGGCGAGGATGTTGGCCGGAATCTCGCAATCTAACACCGTGGGAAGCGAAGCCATCCCGTTCGGATCGCTGGAGTGGATCACTTACGCCGGAATCTCTTGTTTCCTCGTCCTCTTCGCCGGAATTATGTCTGGGCTCACTTTGGGTCTCATGTCTCTAGGTCTCGTCGAGCTCGAGATCCTCCAACGCAGTGGTACTcctaaagagaagaaacaatcaG CTGCGATTTTCCCGGTTGTTCAGAAACAGCATCAGCTTTTGGTAACTCTGCTTCTGTTCAATGCTCTTGCTATGGAG GGGCTTCCTATATACTTGGATAAGATATTCAATGAGTATGTTGCTATTATTCTATCCGTCACTTTCGTGCTCTTCGTCGgagag GTTATACCTCAAGCTATATGTTCCAGGTATGGATTGGCAGTGGGAGCTAATTTGGTTTGGCTTGTCCGTATCTTAATGGTTCTCTCGTATCCGATATCTTTTCCTATTGCAAAGATGTTGGATTGGGTACTGGGACACGGTGATCCTTTATTTAGGCGAGCTCAGTTAAAAGCTCTTGTATCCATTCACGGTGAAGCTGCTGGGAAGGGAGGTGAACTTACACATGATGAGACCACAATCATTAGTGGAGCACTTGATTTGACTGAGAAGACTGCTCAAGAAGCTATGACCCCGATTGAGTCAACTTTTTCCTTGGATATAAATTCAAAGTTGGATAG GGAAGCTATGGATAAGATTCAAGCACGAGGTCACAGCCGCGTTCCTGTCTACTCTGAGAATCCAAAAAATGTTGTCGGACTTCTCTTG GTGAAGAGTCTCCTTACAGTTCGCCCTGAAACAGGGACTCTTGTCAGCGCAGTTGGTATACGCCGAATTCCAAG GGTTCCGGCTGATATGCCTCTGTATGATATACTGAATGAGTTTCAAAAAGGGAGCAGTCACATGGCTGCAGTTGTGAAGGTTAAGGGGAAAAGCAAAGGTCCTCCTTCCACTGTGCTTGAAGAAAATAGTGGTAAATCCGAGTTGACTGCACCTCTGTTACTGAAGCGAGAAGGGAGCAACGACAGTGTCATTGTACGCATCGACAAGGCTAATGGGCAATCGTTCATCAGCGATACCGGCAGACATGGGTTTTCGCATACTTCAGAGGAGATTGAAGATGGAGACGTAGTCGGTATCATCACATTGGAAGACGTGTTTGAAGAACTTCTGCAGGAGGAGATTGTGGATGAAACAGATGAGTATATAGACGTGCATAAAAGGATTCGGGTGGCGACTGTAGCAGCGGTGGCCATTTCATCCTTAGCGAGGGCACCTTCAGGCCGGAGGTTACTGGTCCAAAAGGGAACT ggAGGACCAAAAACGCCGAAGGCATCTTCTACTTCTAAATAG
- the LOC104723792 gene encoding polyadenylate-binding protein-interacting protein 2 produces the protein MSTMVDRRLLSTLNPNAPVFDPVGFREVEDFSPKWWDLVTTSKWFRDFWLSSNSEYEFDDGDDDFSVVEEEFEEMVASSDGGSTVDSVTESDVAKYLKMLLNMAETTKEKLNRSKVSLMSSCSPKCSQKMKYMNPNFSCRRNRHIYQPR, from the exons ATGTCGACGATGGTAGATCGGAGGTTGTTATCGACGTTAAACCCGAACGCGCCGGTGTTCGATCCGGTTGGATTCCGCGAGGTTGAGGATTTTTCACCCAAGTGGTGGGATCTGGTGACGACATCCAAATGGTTCCGTGACTTCTGGCTGAGTTCCAACTCTGAGTACGAGTTCGACGACGGCGACGATGATTTCTCTGTTGTGGAAGAGGAGTTCGAGGAGATGGTCGCTTCGTCCGATGGTGGATCTACGGTTGATTCAGTTACCG AATCAGATGTTGCTAAGTATTTGAAGATGCTTCTGAACATGGCGGAGACTACGAAAGAGAAGCTGAACAGATCAAAGGTGTCGTTGATGTCGTCGTGTTCACCAAAGTGTAGCCAGAAGATGAAGTACATGAATCCAAACTTCAGTTGTCGCCGTAATCGTCACATCTATCAGCCACGGTGA
- the LOC104728121 gene encoding plant UBX domain-containing protein 16 — protein MEPSFPNQQRVLTTRSQLDGTIDLCDQDQLISSFLEIAVGQTTETARVFLQTSGWNINVAIDLFLITNNNNSDSFTHHDSHEVEDWTTSGTYDSSYSDEESDSDLSSSYSPPSYILQEGSFEDVKFFSSEKNRWLIVNLQSRTELASHTLNEDVWSNYVIAQAVQSNFILWQVYNDTVEGQKISSFYKIESAPPVVLVIDPITGQKMGMWSGVIEYDSLYEELMKFTDAGPHEYIASLIRNRRTETTETCLSSNIAYETPAPSWGEEFDGKEDTWSSSNNNNQVADPSLEQEYEDGDEWETRSSCSDNSDDFVPPFIGEEYAESDEVKEDEACLEFPVLTEEPKGDCDPIVVCSLCLRFPDGRRKPRKFLKSEPIQLLWSFCYSHMDESEKKAFKLVQTIPGASKTLDYGADITFDQSGLANSMISVTWG, from the coding sequence ATGGAGCCATCTTTTCCGAACCAACAGAGAGTGCTAACAACAAGGTCACAGCTTGACGGAACGATCGATCTCTGTGATCAGGATCAACTGATCTCGTCTTTCCTTGAGATCGCTGTCGGTCAGACCACAGAAACTGCAAGGGTATTCTTACAGACATCAGGTTGGAACATTAATGTAGCCATCGACCTCTTTCTgatcaccaacaacaacaattctGATTCGTTCACGCATCACGATAGTCATGAAGTCGAGGACTGGACAACATCAGGAACGTATGATAGTTCATACTCTGATGAAGAATCAGACTCGGATTTGTCTTCCTCGTATTCTCCTCCTTCATATATACTTCAAGAGGGTTCTTTTGAAGATGTGAAGTTTTTCTCAAGTGAAAAGAATCGATGGTTGATAGTGAATCTCCAGTCCAGGACGGAGTTAGCTTCTCATACACTTAATGAAGATGTATGGTCAAACTACGTGATTGCTCAAGCAGTTCAGTCCAACTTCATCTTATGGCAGGTCTATAATGACACAGTCGAAGGTCAGAAAATCTCTAGTTTCTACAAGATCGAATCTGCTCCTCCTGTGGTGCTTGTAATCGATCCCATCACTGGCCAGAAGATGGGTATGTGGAGCGGCGTGATTGAATATGACAGTCTTTACGAGGAATTGATGAAGTTTACGGACGCTGGTCCTCACGAATACATTGCTTCTCTGATAAGGAACAGGCGGACGGAGACTACAGAGACCTGTTTGTCAAGCAACATCGCCTATGAAACCCCTGCTCCTTCCTGGGGTGAAGAATTTGATGGAAAGGAGGATACTTGGTCATCAAgtaacaataacaatcaagttGCGGATCCTTCTTTGGAGCAAGAATATGAAGATGGAGACGAGTGGGAGACTCGGTCGTCATGTAGCGACAACAGTGATGACTTCGTGCCTCCTTTTATTGGGGAAGAATATGCAGAGTCTGATGAAGTAAAGGAGGATGAGGCTTGTTTAGAGTTCCCGGTTTTGACAGAAGAGCCAAAGGGAGACTGTGATCCAATTGTTGTGTGTAGTCTCTGTCTTCGATTTCCAGATGGGAGGAGAAAGCCGAGGAAGTTTCTGAAGAGCGAACCGATTCAGCTTCTTTGGTCTTTCTGTTATTCTCACATGGATGAATCTGAGAAAAAGGCTTTCAAGCTGGTGCAGACGATTCCCGGTGCTTCCAAGACTCTAGATTATGGAGCTGACATCACGTTTGACCAATCTGGGCTTGCTAATTCGATGATCTCGGTTACTTGgggatga
- the LOC104728120 gene encoding uncharacterized protein LOC104728120, producing MAQLIINRILKPSVCKNFLRHTNVRMFSSTTHFSSTPAYPFLLIDYILNISDSSLDGRVTTQNYSSKGKKVYINDEKLIEEVCDAMTVGFSRDGLESCLAFGSDHEVTIYYNPSDPKLEDATVHLPSLPTDSEIQNLAMSSLPVRDKDWVVGVKLSGSRLSLCRPFGSSKWININTMPQCINPLSTLMFSKRDQRFYIPSIGGNYLCYLDLNSKEDEKPKFIDMEFDNLPKSVYQELAEVSSCSRTEHLVESPTGQLFLVKWYRKDMEDYENDLIHVTEKFMVFRENEQSDKYGMTMIYTEDIGDLCIFVGHSEAFCVPASSSNGLKRNCIYFVGHNFGVYDLTTKTCTTLYTEKDVPLGRFDFPYWSTS from the exons ATGGCGCAGCTTATAATCAACCGGATCTTGAAACCATCTGTCTGCAAAAACTTTCTC AGACACACAAACGTTCGTATGTTCTCATCTACAACTCACTTCTCATCTACACCAGCCTACCCGTTTCTGTTGATTGACTACATCCTTAACATCTCAGACTCTTCTCTGGATGGTCGTGTCACAACACAAAATTATTCCTCCAAGGGAAAGAAAGTCTACATTAACGACGAGAAACTCATTGAGGAGGTCTGTGATGCGATGACTGTCGGCTTTTCACGTGATGGACTAGAATCCTGTCTTGCGTTCGGTAGCGACCATGAAGTTACCATCTATTATAATCCCTCGGACCCCAAACTTGAAGACGCGACCGTTCATCTACCTTCTCTACCCACCGATTCCGAAATCCAAAACCTGGCCATGTCCTCTTTACCTGTCCGAGATAAAGATTGGGTAGTGGGTGTCAAGTTATCAGGATCTCGGTTGAGTCTCTGTAGGCCTTTTGGCAGCTCTAAATGGATCAACATCAATACCATGCCTCAGTGTATAAACCCTTTATCGACCCTCATGTTCTCCAAGAGAGATCAAAGGTTCTACATTCCAAGTATTGGAGGCAACTACTTGTGCTACTTGGATCTCAACTCTAAGGAGGATGAGAAACCCAAGTTCATCGACATGGAATTTGACAATCTTCCAAAGTCTGTGTATCAGGAGTTGGCTGAAGTGAGTTCATGTTCCAGGACAGAGCATCTTGTGGAGTCACCCACCGGCCAACTTTTCCTCGTCAAGTG GTACCGTAAGGACATGGAGGATTATGAAAACGATCTGATACATGTAACAGAAAAGTTCATGGTGTTTAGAGAAAATGAGCAATCGGACAAATATGGGATGACTATGATCTACACAGAAGATATTGGAGatctttgcatttttgttggaCATAGTGAGGCTTTCTGTGTCCCGGCAAGTTCGTCCAATGGACTCAAGCGTAACTGCATCTATTTTGTTGGCCATAACTTTGGTGTTTACGATCTCACCACCAAAACTTGCACTACCTTGTACACAGAAAAGGATGTTCCATTAGGTAGGTTTGACTTCCCTTACTGGTCTACTAGCTAG